In Cheilinus undulatus linkage group 24, ASM1832078v1, whole genome shotgun sequence, a single window of DNA contains:
- the gemin8 gene encoding gem-associated protein 8 — MLVQQGETVASPVMEDISSVMSWFSSPVYSRYWQHYQQAMAWHQRHRRAYRKALEAAYGPGYSQEQPPSGHQRYADWHEGECGTEEEDEEEESSSDSEIECDVSNMEISEELRQYFAQTERHREELKKQQQMEAEQQDSYVPADQDLHGVSWRGSAAPPLERPGERRKAEMQKLYGKDSAKIMAMEAAMQLTFERNCDLKQPKYWPVIPLKL, encoded by the exons ATGCTAGTACAGCAGGGAGAGACAGTCGCATCTCCAGTCATG GAGGACATCAGCAGTGTGATGTCCTGGTTTTCCAGCCCCGTGTACAGCCGTTACTGGCAGCACTACCAGCAGGCGATGGCCTGGCACCAGCGACACAGGCGGGCCTACAGAAAGGCCTTAGAAGCCGCCTATGGCCCTGGATACAGCCAGGAGCAGCCTCCCAGTGGTCACCAGCGCTATGCAGACTGGCATGAGGGCGAGTGTGGCACggaagaagaggatgaagaagaggagagcaGCTCGGACAGCGAGATCGAGTGTGACGTCAGTAACATGGAGATCAGCGAGGAGCTTCGGCAGTACTTTGCGCAGACGGAGAGGCACAGAGAGGAGCTGA agaagcagcagcagatggaAGCTGAACAGCAGGACAGCTACGTGCCGGCCGACCAGGACCTGCACGGCGTCTCCTGGCGAGGAAGCGCGGCTCCTCCCCTTGAGCGACCGGGTGAGAGACGAAAAGCGGAGATGCAGAAGCTTTACGGCAAGGACTCGGCTAAGATCATGGCTATGGAGGCAGCAATGCAGCTCACTTTTGAGAGAAACTGTGACCTGAAACAGCCAAAATACTGGCCTGTCATTCCACTGAAACTGTGA